From Serinicoccus profundi, the proteins below share one genomic window:
- a CDS encoding CCA tRNA nucleotidyltransferase encodes MSATEITPDGALLLRALRQLTPALDLLTQVGELFTAAGHEVALVGGPVRDAFLGRPSVDLDFTTSASPDEIEQVLHGWADATWDIGRDFGTIGARRGDQTLEITTYRADAYDGETRKPVVAFGESLEEDLVRRDFGVNAMALRLPDLTFVDPHGGLADLAARRLRTPHAPEVSFGDDPLRMMRAARFAAQLGFTPDEDVVAAMKDMADRLAIVSAERIRDELVKLMLAPDPRAGLEILVSTGLADHLLPELPALQLEVDEHHRHKDVYEHSLIVLEQAIALEDAPDAQGQDTVPGPDLVLRLAALLHDIGKPPTRRFEPGGGVSFHHHEVVGAKMTRARLRALRFDKETIRSVTRLVELHLRFHGYGSGEWSDSAVRRYVTDAGPLLGRLHKLTRSDCTTRNRRKAARLSASYDHLEERIDRLREEEELGAIRPELDGHQIGEILGIPPGPQLGRAYQHLLSVRLDQGPLGEQGARAELLRWWAEQETPGG; translated from the coding sequence ATGTCCGCCACCGAGATCACGCCCGACGGCGCGCTGCTGCTGCGCGCGCTGCGGCAGCTGACCCCTGCCCTGGACCTCCTCACCCAGGTGGGTGAGCTGTTCACCGCCGCGGGGCACGAGGTGGCCCTCGTCGGCGGCCCCGTGCGTGACGCCTTCCTCGGGCGCCCCTCGGTGGACCTCGACTTCACCACCTCGGCCTCCCCGGACGAGATCGAGCAGGTGCTCCACGGCTGGGCCGACGCCACGTGGGACATCGGTCGCGACTTCGGCACCATCGGCGCCCGCCGCGGCGACCAGACGCTCGAGATCACGACCTACCGCGCCGATGCCTACGACGGGGAGACCCGCAAGCCGGTCGTCGCCTTCGGGGAGTCGTTGGAGGAGGACCTCGTCCGGCGCGACTTCGGGGTCAACGCGATGGCCCTGCGGTTGCCGGACCTGACCTTCGTCGACCCGCACGGCGGGCTGGCCGACCTGGCGGCGCGGCGGCTCCGCACCCCGCACGCCCCCGAGGTGTCCTTCGGCGACGACCCGCTGCGGATGATGCGGGCCGCCCGGTTCGCCGCGCAGCTCGGCTTCACACCCGACGAGGACGTCGTGGCGGCGATGAAGGACATGGCCGACCGCCTGGCCATCGTCTCGGCCGAGCGGATCCGCGACGAGCTCGTCAAGCTCATGCTCGCCCCCGACCCGCGGGCCGGCCTGGAGATCCTGGTGTCGACCGGCCTGGCCGACCACCTGCTCCCCGAGCTCCCCGCCCTGCAGCTGGAGGTCGACGAGCACCACCGGCACAAGGACGTCTACGAGCACAGCCTCATCGTGCTGGAGCAGGCGATCGCCCTGGAGGACGCGCCGGACGCGCAGGGCCAGGACACCGTGCCCGGCCCCGACCTGGTCCTGCGGTTGGCCGCGCTCCTGCACGACATCGGCAAGCCCCCGACCCGGCGCTTCGAGCCCGGCGGCGGGGTGAGCTTCCACCACCACGAGGTCGTGGGCGCCAAGATGACCCGGGCCCGCCTGCGGGCCCTGCGCTTCGACAAGGAGACGATCCGGTCGGTGACCCGCCTGGTCGAGCTCCACCTGCGCTTCCACGGCTACGGCTCCGGCGAGTGGAGCGACTCGGCCGTGCGCCGCTACGTCACCGACGCCGGCCCGCTCCTGGGCCGGCTCCACAAGCTCACCCGCTCGGACTGCACCACGCGCAACCGCCGCAAGGCGGCCCGCCTCTCGGCCAGCTACGACCACCTCGAGGAGCGCATCGACCGGCTCCGCGAGGAGGAGGAGCTCGGCGCCATCCGGCCCGAGCTGGACGGTCACCAGATCGGCGAGATCCTCGGCATACCCCCTGGCCCGCAGCTCGGTCGTGCCTACCAGCACCTCCTCTCCGTCCGTCTCGACCAGGGCCCCCTCGGGGAGCAGGGCGCCCGGGCAGAGCTGCTGAGGTGGTGGGCGGAGCAGGAGACGCCCGGTGGGTAG
- a CDS encoding NUDIX hydrolase, giving the protein MTTTPPRQQQGARRLPSVNETSAGGVVIDVYEGRARIAIIARRNRSGRVEWCLPKGHVEPGETLVQTAEREVAEETGIEGRVLITLGTIEYWFTTPSHRIHKMVHHYLLEATGGRLTIDNDPDHEAIDAIWVPLEEVHRKLTFPNERRIAREAWLRLTRSA; this is encoded by the coding sequence ATGACCACCACGCCTCCGCGCCAGCAGCAGGGCGCGCGACGGCTGCCGTCGGTCAACGAGACCTCCGCGGGGGGCGTGGTCATCGACGTCTACGAGGGACGGGCCCGGATCGCGATCATCGCGCGCCGCAACCGCTCCGGTCGGGTGGAGTGGTGCCTGCCCAAGGGTCACGTCGAGCCCGGGGAGACGCTGGTGCAGACCGCCGAGCGGGAGGTGGCCGAGGAGACGGGCATCGAGGGGCGGGTCCTCATCACCCTGGGCACCATCGAGTACTGGTTCACCACCCCCTCGCACCGCATCCACAAGATGGTGCACCACTACCTCCTCGAGGCCACCGGCGGACGGCTCACCATCGACAACGACCCGGACCACGAGGCGATCGACGCCATCTGGGTGCCGCTCGAGGAGGTCCACCGCAAGCTCACCTTCCCCAACGAGCGGCGGATCGCCCGTGAGGCCTGGCTCCGACTCACCCGGAGCGCCTGA
- a CDS encoding DUF6049 family protein yields MFTSPRRPPRAQRPRTLPTTARAFGLALALSTPLAAPTTASAADPVTPATDAAGTTDPGAVSVLLDEVDPVVLTPGEDITLTGRLLNHGPVPQRLTTLTATVSGPPLSSRTQVAQWVDGDLAPGQGLTLGDDAVGPVVPAGGAVPFEIEVPASITEDLPASAGVLPLLLRADDDDAAGTDAATDAELRATLSSGGLVDVEQPLDVSWVVPLTLPADPALTSPLDEQHDPAWAAAIGPESAVTGWLEDLDVPGVTYVVDPATVLAHQPSPGIATPREDAPEEVPEEAPEPTDPLPTPDGATTQAPTPGDTDGSGSTDSPSEDTVPAPVPDGAVATEEPGPTPSPTDPPEADDADVAASVATLATTLAGLPDDQLWWLPEHDPDLTVIHRLGPPTDVVSDVLAPVTEDDGQFVLGTGRHDVAWPVGAAPDADTLTGMAGMVRGSADGADLGVVVLPRESFTADSAALPRRGAAPLRRSDGVLALGADSWTSALVARSQEEAEDHGAGAAAQRLLAHTLATYLEDPTQSRELVIAPPRRTPASAEVLKQVSDGWREAPWLRSVTAQELLDRAEDSQQIALTGVGPQESVLGDLVSVLRPGDSPVDPERAEVLAATDDHLEDLEEVLRDTTALESWRPLLSTLWSTSWRGQENAWSLVRAEVRDDVETARQGIRVTPSVVNFLTDQGEIDITVVNDLGVAIDEVVLEVVASNGRLQVIRQPGPVSVGADSRASVSFEARSITRGQTTLTAQLSTPSGTTLGEPVPIDVRVQPTGVWVYWVLGGIAGLVLVLGLARALRSSPTPRAPSTPDPTPRQGPADEATDHEGEP; encoded by the coding sequence TTGTTCACCAGCCCCCGTCGCCCACCCAGGGCGCAGCGTCCCCGGACCCTGCCCACGACGGCTCGTGCATTCGGTCTCGCGCTCGCGCTGAGCACCCCGCTGGCGGCGCCGACGACCGCGAGCGCCGCCGACCCGGTCACCCCGGCGACAGACGCGGCGGGCACCACCGACCCGGGCGCGGTGTCCGTCCTCCTCGACGAGGTCGACCCCGTCGTGCTCACCCCCGGGGAGGACATCACCCTCACCGGCCGCCTGCTCAACCACGGGCCGGTCCCGCAGCGGCTCACCACGCTCACCGCCACGGTCTCCGGGCCCCCGCTGTCCTCCCGCACCCAGGTGGCCCAGTGGGTCGACGGCGACCTCGCTCCGGGTCAGGGGCTCACCCTGGGCGACGACGCCGTCGGGCCGGTCGTGCCGGCGGGCGGGGCCGTCCCCTTCGAGATCGAGGTCCCCGCGTCGATCACCGAGGACCTCCCGGCCTCCGCCGGCGTCCTGCCCCTTCTCTTGCGCGCCGACGACGACGACGCGGCCGGGACTGACGCGGCGACCGACGCCGAGCTGCGCGCGACCCTGTCCAGCGGTGGTCTCGTGGACGTCGAGCAGCCGCTCGACGTCTCGTGGGTCGTGCCGCTCACCCTGCCCGCCGACCCGGCGCTGACCAGCCCGCTGGACGAGCAGCACGACCCGGCCTGGGCCGCCGCCATCGGGCCGGAGTCCGCGGTGACCGGCTGGTTGGAGGACCTCGACGTCCCGGGGGTGACCTACGTCGTGGACCCGGCCACGGTCCTCGCCCACCAGCCGTCCCCCGGGATCGCCACCCCTCGTGAGGATGCGCCCGAGGAGGTCCCGGAGGAGGCACCCGAGCCCACGGACCCCCTCCCCACTCCGGACGGCGCGACCACGCAGGCTCCGACACCCGGGGACACCGACGGCAGCGGCAGCACCGACTCACCGTCCGAGGACACCGTGCCCGCGCCCGTCCCGGACGGTGCCGTCGCCACCGAGGAACCAGGGCCCACCCCCTCACCGACCGACCCGCCCGAGGCCGACGACGCGGACGTCGCCGCGTCCGTCGCGACGCTGGCCACGACCTTGGCGGGCCTGCCGGACGACCAGCTGTGGTGGCTGCCCGAGCACGACCCCGACCTCACCGTCATACACCGGCTGGGCCCGCCGACCGACGTGGTGAGCGACGTGCTGGCCCCCGTCACCGAGGACGACGGCCAGTTCGTCCTCGGCACCGGTCGGCACGACGTGGCCTGGCCGGTCGGGGCCGCTCCCGACGCCGACACCCTCACGGGGATGGCGGGGATGGTGCGCGGGTCGGCCGACGGCGCCGACCTCGGCGTCGTCGTCCTCCCCCGGGAGAGCTTCACTGCGGACAGCGCCGCGTTGCCGCGGCGGGGGGCCGCGCCGCTGCGCCGGTCCGACGGCGTCCTCGCGCTCGGTGCCGACTCGTGGACGAGCGCCCTGGTGGCGCGCAGCCAGGAGGAGGCCGAGGACCACGGCGCCGGGGCGGCGGCGCAGCGGTTGCTCGCGCACACCCTCGCGACGTATCTGGAGGACCCCACCCAGAGCCGGGAGCTCGTCATAGCGCCCCCTCGGCGCACGCCGGCCAGCGCCGAGGTCCTCAAGCAGGTGAGCGACGGGTGGCGCGAGGCCCCGTGGCTGCGGTCGGTGACCGCGCAGGAGCTCCTCGACCGGGCCGAGGACTCGCAGCAGATCGCCCTGACCGGGGTCGGACCCCAGGAGAGCGTGCTCGGGGACCTCGTCTCCGTCCTGCGACCCGGTGACAGCCCGGTCGATCCCGAGCGCGCCGAGGTCCTGGCCGCCACCGACGACCACCTGGAGGACCTGGAGGAGGTGCTGCGGGACACCACGGCCCTGGAGTCGTGGCGTCCGCTGCTCAGCACCCTGTGGTCCACCAGCTGGCGGGGGCAGGAGAACGCCTGGTCGCTCGTGCGCGCGGAGGTCCGCGACGACGTCGAGACGGCGCGGCAGGGGATCAGGGTGACCCCGAGCGTCGTCAACTTTCTCACCGACCAGGGGGAGATCGACATCACCGTCGTCAACGACCTCGGCGTCGCCATCGACGAGGTCGTGCTCGAGGTGGTCGCCTCCAACGGGCGCCTGCAGGTCATCCGGCAACCCGGACCGGTGAGCGTCGGAGCGGACAGCCGCGCCTCCGTCTCCTTCGAGGCACGGTCCATCACCCGGGGCCAGACGACCCTCACCGCCCAGCTCAGCACGCCCTCCGGCACCACCCTCGGTGAGCCGGTGCCCATCGACGTGCGGGTCCAGCCCACCGGCGTCTGGGTCTACTGGGTCCTCGGCGGCATCGCCGGCCTGGTCCTCGTGCTGGGGCTCGCCCGCGCGCTGCGCAGCTCGCCGACGCCCCGCGCCCCCTCCACCCCCGACCCGACTCCCCGACAGGGACCCGCGGACGAGGCCACCGACCACGAAGGAGAGCCGTGA
- the murJ gene encoding murein biosynthesis integral membrane protein MurJ — MSGSSTGSSSSLARSSAIMAGGTLASRLLGMARMALLGIAIGVLTPAGSVWDTANTIPNTIYLLLAAGVFNVLLLPQLTRAMTRGREGQEYSDRLITLSVAILALGTVVFTAAAPLVTKVYALSWAWDDPKLQLAVVFAYLCIPQMLFYGLHTVMGQILAAHHRFAAFTWSPALANIIAIVGIVVFMRRYPDAGTIGLQDWTPGMIGLLAGSATLGIVVQALVLLPAVRATGFRWRPRWGLRGVGLGTAGVMAGWALADMALSQGGMLVVTNLLSDVIDEVPDAPGKITYTYAFSLFVLPHSLIALSLLTAIYPVLSKDAARDDLDAMAEHTSRGLRLLGAAMVPIALGMVLLAPLLVRVVYFGSTPAEHAAVAAIVIAMVVGLVPYGVYLLCSRVFYSFEDARTPFLFQMSITSVLLTVCLVAAFAPPGRVAILLGLGQALGQTTAAILGLWAARRRLPALGLRATGGTYLRAAGAAVVALLPTWLVVRLLDRGAPVDATSMDPQGVDAFVSAALTLGSAGLVYLLVYAVLAHRLGVREVGEVAAPLLRRIPGLRRFAPTTPAGPGTTGTDPLRADLTAAADDASSLAGLDEAAHDTARGHGAATAARAADDGTLGWDDRRSHPGPPRKDTSMDRLEVGTRLGDRYVLDELLAEREGGGLEYWSAKDSTLGRLVAVTVLPSEGPAAAVAEAVLDGARRVASVDDPRLVRVLDVGEQDGLCWIIEEGLSEAESLASLVEEHPLPAEEARRIVGESASALESARRRGLHHLYLNPHSVLRTSDGTVKVSGVGVASALEGTDDVTADEASLIDSADLISLLYTALTGRWPGEDLAGVRPARRLADGTLPAPSELVSGVPGDLDALCRLAHGSEADLHAAPHTPGELVRQLAPWSADMVRGTPPGELSPPSSRPDGVRAEESLRGGAGAAAAAAAVGSGQGEQGQASPSDPTDEVPRPYYRTEASTAAGAATTAAVPPARADDTMGGLLRGGEARQARADQARTATATAPPRAAADGSGLPDERGTGAQTAMVLVIIAALLGIAIFLGWGVLRNLGGSDTDPDPAGGATSSPTEQQSSEDADAGAPTSDAPAGEEEQTAAAPEPSRPVAVQGITSFDPEGDGDERNDLAPLAVDGDDGTEWTSHTYLSQDWGSLKSGTGLVVDLGEDAEVSEVEVLLGEGDMGGTVYLADTPALEGATELGSDDAAEGSWTVTPDEPATGRYLILWFTRAHTGPEGEIVRVAEITVR; from the coding sequence GTGAGCGGCAGCAGCACCGGGTCCAGCTCGAGCCTGGCCCGATCCAGCGCCATCATGGCCGGCGGCACCCTCGCCTCCCGTCTCCTCGGGATGGCGCGGATGGCCCTGCTCGGGATCGCGATCGGCGTCCTCACCCCGGCCGGCAGCGTCTGGGACACCGCCAACACCATCCCCAACACCATCTACCTCCTGCTGGCGGCGGGCGTCTTCAACGTCCTGCTGCTGCCCCAGCTGACCCGGGCCATGACCCGCGGCCGGGAGGGCCAGGAGTACAGCGACCGGCTCATCACCCTCTCGGTCGCCATCCTGGCGCTGGGCACCGTCGTCTTCACCGCGGCAGCCCCACTGGTGACCAAGGTGTATGCCCTCTCCTGGGCCTGGGACGACCCCAAGCTGCAGCTGGCGGTCGTCTTCGCCTACCTGTGCATCCCGCAGATGCTCTTCTACGGGTTGCACACGGTCATGGGGCAGATCCTGGCCGCGCACCACCGGTTCGCGGCGTTCACCTGGAGCCCGGCGCTGGCCAACATCATCGCCATCGTCGGGATCGTCGTCTTCATGCGCCGCTACCCCGACGCGGGGACGATCGGGCTGCAGGACTGGACCCCCGGGATGATCGGGCTGCTGGCCGGCTCCGCGACGCTCGGCATCGTGGTGCAGGCGCTGGTGCTGCTGCCCGCGGTCCGGGCCACCGGTTTCCGCTGGCGCCCGCGGTGGGGCCTGCGCGGGGTCGGCCTCGGAACGGCTGGGGTCATGGCCGGGTGGGCGCTGGCCGACATGGCCCTCTCCCAGGGCGGGATGCTCGTCGTCACCAACCTCCTCAGCGACGTCATCGACGAGGTCCCCGACGCGCCGGGCAAGATCACCTACACCTACGCCTTCTCCCTCTTCGTCCTGCCGCACTCGCTCATCGCCCTGTCGCTGCTCACCGCCATCTACCCGGTCCTGTCCAAGGACGCGGCCAGGGACGACCTCGACGCCATGGCCGAGCACACGTCGCGGGGCCTGCGGCTGCTCGGCGCGGCCATGGTGCCGATCGCCCTGGGGATGGTGCTGCTCGCCCCGCTGCTCGTGCGGGTCGTCTACTTCGGCAGCACGCCGGCCGAGCACGCCGCCGTCGCGGCGATCGTCATCGCCATGGTCGTCGGCCTCGTGCCCTACGGCGTCTACCTCCTCTGCTCGCGCGTCTTCTACTCCTTCGAGGACGCGCGCACCCCCTTCCTCTTCCAGATGAGCATCACCTCGGTCCTGCTCACCGTGTGCCTCGTGGCCGCCTTCGCCCCGCCCGGCCGGGTCGCGATCCTGCTGGGGCTGGGGCAGGCGCTGGGCCAGACGACCGCGGCCATCCTCGGTCTGTGGGCTGCACGGCGCCGCCTGCCGGCCCTGGGGCTGCGGGCGACCGGTGGGACCTACCTGCGGGCCGCGGGTGCCGCCGTCGTGGCGCTGCTGCCCACCTGGCTCGTCGTGCGGCTGCTCGACCGGGGCGCCCCCGTCGACGCCACGTCCATGGACCCCCAGGGGGTCGACGCCTTCGTCAGCGCGGCCCTCACCCTGGGAAGCGCGGGCCTCGTCTACCTCCTCGTGTATGCCGTGCTCGCGCACCGCCTCGGGGTACGCGAGGTCGGCGAGGTCGCCGCCCCCCTGCTGCGGCGCATACCCGGCCTCCGGCGCTTCGCCCCGACCACACCGGCCGGCCCCGGCACCACCGGCACCGACCCGCTGCGGGCGGACCTCACCGCCGCGGCTGACGACGCGTCCTCGCTGGCGGGGCTGGACGAGGCGGCGCACGACACGGCGCGCGGGCACGGCGCGGCGACGGCGGCCCGGGCGGCCGATGACGGCACACTAGGGTGGGACGACCGTCGCTCCCACCCCGGACCCCCCCGAAAGGACACCAGCATGGATCGGCTCGAGGTCGGCACCCGACTGGGTGACCGCTACGTCCTCGACGAGCTGCTGGCCGAGCGGGAGGGCGGCGGGCTGGAGTACTGGTCGGCCAAGGACAGCACGCTGGGCCGCCTCGTCGCGGTGACCGTGCTGCCCTCCGAGGGTCCCGCTGCCGCGGTCGCGGAGGCCGTGCTCGACGGCGCGCGTCGCGTCGCCTCCGTCGATGACCCGCGCCTCGTGCGCGTCCTCGACGTGGGCGAGCAGGACGGCCTGTGCTGGATCATCGAGGAGGGCCTGTCGGAGGCGGAGTCCCTGGCCTCCCTGGTCGAGGAGCACCCGCTGCCCGCGGAGGAGGCCAGGCGCATCGTCGGCGAGAGCGCCTCGGCCCTGGAGTCCGCCCGCCGCCGCGGTCTGCACCACCTCTACCTCAACCCTCACTCGGTGCTGCGCACGAGCGACGGCACCGTCAAGGTGTCGGGCGTCGGCGTCGCCTCGGCGCTGGAGGGCACTGACGACGTCACGGCCGACGAGGCCTCCCTCATCGACTCCGCCGACCTCATCTCGCTGCTCTACACCGCCCTCACCGGGCGGTGGCCGGGCGAGGACCTCGCCGGAGTGCGGCCGGCCCGCCGACTGGCCGACGGCACGTTGCCGGCACCGTCCGAGCTCGTCTCCGGGGTGCCGGGCGACCTCGACGCCCTGTGCCGACTGGCGCACGGGTCGGAGGCGGACCTGCACGCCGCACCGCACACCCCGGGGGAGCTCGTGCGTCAGCTGGCCCCGTGGTCGGCCGACATGGTGCGCGGCACGCCGCCGGGCGAGCTGTCCCCTCCCTCCTCCCGGCCCGACGGCGTCCGCGCCGAGGAGTCGCTGCGAGGCGGCGCAGGAGCCGCGGCCGCTGCCGCGGCAGTCGGCTCCGGTCAGGGCGAGCAGGGCCAGGCCTCCCCCTCGGACCCCACCGACGAGGTCCCCCGCCCCTACTACCGCACCGAGGCCTCGACCGCCGCCGGAGCGGCGACGACCGCGGCCGTCCCGCCGGCCCGCGCCGACGACACCATGGGCGGGCTGCTGCGCGGCGGCGAGGCGCGCCAGGCCCGGGCCGACCAGGCCCGCACCGCGACGGCCACCGCCCCGCCGCGGGCCGCCGCCGACGGGTCCGGCCTGCCCGACGAGCGTGGCACGGGTGCGCAGACCGCCATGGTCCTGGTCATCATCGCGGCGCTGCTCGGCATCGCCATCTTCCTCGGCTGGGGCGTGCTGCGGAACCTCGGCGGCTCCGACACCGACCCTGACCCCGCGGGCGGGGCCACGAGCTCCCCCACCGAGCAGCAGTCCTCCGAGGACGCTGACGCCGGTGCCCCGACGAGCGATGCACCGGCGGGCGAGGAGGAGCAGACGGCCGCCGCGCCGGAGCCCTCCCGACCGGTGGCCGTCCAGGGCATCACCTCCTTCGACCCCGAGGGTGACGGCGACGAGCGCAACGACCTCGCCCCCCTCGCGGTCGACGGAGACGATGGCACGGAGTGGACCTCGCACACCTACCTCTCGCAGGACTGGGGCTCGCTCAAGAGCGGCACCGGCCTGGTGGTCGACCTCGGGGAGGACGCCGAGGTCTCCGAGGTCGAGGTGCTCCTCGGGGAGGGCGACATGGGCGGCACGGTCTACCTGGCGGACACCCCCGCCCTCGAGGGCGCCACCGAGCTGGGCAGCGACGACGCCGCCGAGGGGTCGTGGACGGTCACCCCGGACGAGCCGGCGACCGGCCGCTACCTCATCCTGTGGTTCACCCGCGCGCACACCGGCCCGGAGGGCGAGATCGTGCGGGTGGCCGAGATCACCGTCCGGTGA
- the sigM gene encoding RNA polymerase sigma factor SigM translates to MSPSGIVSTAAELAELDDLALLRRHQEGDHEAFGEIFRRHRDRMWAVALRTTRDPEVAADAVQDAFLNAFRRAGSFRGDAQVSTWLHRITVNACLDRLRRQRPTVELEGHEPVEPRDRHTSVEVRLDIQEALTHLPEGQRLALVLVDMHGLSIAEAAAVLEVAEGTVKSRCSRGREAMARLLGLDGGEDR, encoded by the coding sequence GTGAGCCCGTCCGGCATCGTGAGCACCGCGGCCGAGCTCGCCGAGCTGGACGACCTGGCTCTGCTGCGGCGGCACCAGGAGGGTGACCACGAGGCGTTCGGGGAGATCTTCCGACGCCACCGCGACCGGATGTGGGCGGTCGCCCTGCGCACGACCCGCGACCCGGAGGTCGCCGCGGACGCCGTCCAGGACGCCTTCCTCAACGCCTTCCGCCGGGCCGGCTCCTTCCGCGGTGACGCGCAGGTCTCCACCTGGTTGCACCGCATCACCGTCAACGCCTGCCTGGACCGGCTGCGGCGGCAACGCCCGACGGTGGAGCTCGAGGGTCACGAGCCGGTCGAGCCGCGCGACCGGCATACCTCCGTCGAGGTGCGGCTGGACATCCAGGAGGCGCTGACGCACCTGCCCGAGGGGCAGCGGCTGGCCCTCGTCCTCGTCGACATGCACGGGCTGAGCATCGCGGAGGCAGCCGCCGTGCTCGAGGTCGCCGAAGGCACCGTCAAGTCACGCTGCTCCCGCGGCCGGGAGGCGATGGCTCGCCTGCTCGGCCTCGACGGAGGGGAGGACCGATGA
- the trxB gene encoding thioredoxin-disulfide reductase: protein MTIDLLSRPDAPVGGDPTAVREVIIVGSGPAGYTAAVYAARANLAPLVFEGSVTAGGALMNTTEVENFPGFPEGIMGPQLMMDMREQAERFGAELVRDDVVSVELSGPVKLVTDAEGTVHRARAVILAMGSAYRELGLPREQELSGHGVSWCATCDGAFFRDQDIVVVGGGDSAMEEATFLSRFARSITVVHRREELRASRIMAERALNDDKITFAFNSAVTELQGSPKLTGVRLADTVTGEEREVPATGVFIAIGHDPRNELVREQVELDDEGYVVVRGRGTATSLDGVFACGDLVDHTYRQAITAAGSGCAAALDAERWLAALDDAPASDLEATTVVREGVS from the coding sequence ATGACCATCGACCTGCTGTCCCGGCCTGATGCCCCCGTCGGTGGCGACCCCACCGCGGTCCGCGAGGTGATCATCGTCGGCTCCGGCCCCGCGGGCTACACCGCCGCGGTCTACGCGGCCAGGGCCAACCTCGCCCCCCTCGTCTTCGAGGGCAGCGTCACCGCCGGTGGAGCCCTCATGAACACCACCGAGGTCGAGAACTTCCCCGGTTTCCCCGAGGGGATCATGGGCCCTCAGCTCATGATGGACATGCGTGAGCAGGCCGAGCGCTTCGGCGCCGAGCTCGTGCGCGACGACGTCGTGTCGGTCGAGCTCTCGGGACCGGTCAAGCTGGTGACCGATGCCGAGGGCACGGTGCACCGCGCCCGCGCAGTCATCCTCGCCATGGGGTCGGCCTACCGCGAGCTCGGCCTGCCCCGCGAGCAGGAGCTCTCCGGCCACGGAGTCTCGTGGTGCGCGACCTGTGACGGCGCGTTCTTCCGCGACCAGGACATCGTCGTGGTCGGCGGTGGTGACTCCGCGATGGAGGAGGCGACGTTCCTCAGCCGCTTCGCACGGTCCATCACCGTCGTCCACCGCCGCGAGGAGCTCCGCGCCAGCCGCATCATGGCCGAGCGCGCCCTCAACGACGACAAGATCACCTTCGCCTTCAACTCCGCCGTGACCGAGCTCCAGGGGTCTCCGAAGCTCACCGGTGTGCGCCTCGCCGACACCGTCACCGGCGAGGAGCGCGAGGTGCCCGCCACCGGGGTCTTCATCGCCATCGGCCACGACCCCCGCAACGAGCTCGTCCGTGAGCAGGTCGAGCTCGACGACGAGGGGTATGTCGTGGTGCGGGGTCGCGGCACGGCCACCAGCCTCGACGGGGTCTTCGCCTGCGGTGACCTGGTCGACCACACCTACCGGCAGGCGATCACCGCCGCCGGGAGCGGCTGCGCCGCAGCCCTGGACGCCGAGCGGTGGCTGGCCGCCCTCGACGACGCACCCGCATCTGACCTCGAGGCCACAACCGTTGTGAGAGAAGGAGTTTCATGA